In Chaetodon auriga isolate fChaAug3 chromosome 22, fChaAug3.hap1, whole genome shotgun sequence, the genomic window TAATGCGACTTTATTGGAAAAGAAGTGGGAGACCCTCTTCTCCCGCTCCTACCTGGGTATAACCGGGGGGAAATCGGAGCTGAACTGGGAGAGTGACTATTTGCAAGGCATCAAAAGAGTGCGACGACTGTACTGCAACGTGGGCATTGGGTTTCACCTGCAGGTGCTCCCGGATGGCAGGATAAGCGGTGTACACAATGAGAACCAATACAGTGAGTTGCATCCGGCGAAGCGCTGGAGCCGAAAAAGAGCGTAACCCAATGCGCCGCGCAGGCGGTGTAAAAGTTAGAGCGGCTCACTTGTCTTGCATGATATTTAATAAGAGGTGTCGGCATGGTTGGAAGTTTCCGAGAGCAAAAACAGTGCGCTGAGCCTTACATCCGTGCAGCGCGAAATATCCCCCCAAgccaaaaacatgacatgaatgcCTGGACCCACTTTAGACGCGAACTTATTTTTTACCCTGCGTCCCGCTGCAGCacggacacacgcacacgcacactcagcGCGctctaagacacacacacagggcgtCATGATAGCGAAACTGCAATTAGGTGAATATTCCAAAGCGCTAATTGTGCAGAGAGAGCATCATCCAGTCGCAGTGCACCTGCAGGGCTACAcccatcactgctgcagaggccAGTTTACTCGACTTTGGCCCCAGCGGCAGCGTCACACCGGCTCTGCTCTCCTAACACTGTGTTTCCTTTAGGTCTGATGGAGATCTCCGCCGTGGACCGAGGAGTGATCAGCATGTTCGGAGTGAGGAGCGAGCTGTTTGTCGCAATGAACAGCAGGGGAAGGTTATACGGAACggtacgcacacgcacacgcacatcCTGCTCAGTGTAAGATGAGTTCATGTAGCTGCTGCATCCGTGGGTttatgagcactgttgtgttaTTAATATGCTCTGatgattgggggggggggggggggttacaaCGGGGGTCCATGTAGTCCCACAGCTGAACGCTTCAATGCCAAAATCTACTCTGGGTCAGAAATACGCACATCCTGTACTCAGGTTGAAGTCGCAGTACCACAATGTTAAAGTACTCCATtgcaagtaaaagtacaaaagtacaaTCCAcaaagagtaaaagtactcactatGCAGTGGCGAGGCCCCTTTTAGCGCATATGAATATGTATTATTTGAATATTGTGATTGGTTTTCATGTAAGTCACTTGTAACTCAGATGAACAGTGGAGCCGTCTGAGGTGCAGAGCAACAAAAAGTaccataaaatggaaataatcaaGTGAAATACATCAAAATTGTGCTGGAATACAGTATAAAGTACTGTGTTAGAGTCCACCAGTGGATTCTGTGTATTTCtacattttgtgtatttctcaCCAAGTTCATCAAAACAGATTATAAACTGCAAGTAAACagtcaaaatgaacatttccaACTGAAACCAGTGACGGGACAAACATTTGTCTCAGCTTGTGGCCTGTTTTTAAAAGTGGGTCAGTtatgagctgctgtttgctgcgtTTCTGTGTCATATTCATAAATTTACAGTGTGTCTGTATTCAGGGGCCGTCAGTGGGTCTTTTACCATGAATCTCCTAAAATGAGGTTTACTCTATACAGTATAGTTTTAAAGTGTATACACTGTACATGCAGTATACAGTGCATACAGTACTTAATATAGTGTTTAATGGTTAATAACTGGCCTGCTTTGTCATAAGAGTGTGGGATGAGTCTGTTTCACTGTATTAACAAAAGAGACCTCTGCGTGTCTCTTACAGGTGAAAGTAACCTCAATAAGTACTAAAATCTACCTGCACAGATTCACGCTCTTCTTACTCTTTGACGAGACAGTTTCCAATTTAAATCCTAATTTTGCAATTGTGAGGCTTTTTTCAACAAAGTTGtagaataaaaagagagaaaatgttcatttaatgTCTTACTTTGAGCAATATAAAGTAGTGCTTTGGTGTCCTATTgccaaaaatgtaaagaaagatCAAAGTATTATGCAGCTGTAGCCTCATGGTTGTAATGAAGCACATAAAACGATATTTATTTTGTCCAAACCTGGTTAGAAATATGCATTTTCAGGCACATTTACTCAGCCAAAATGCCTCCCTGTTGCCTAATGATGGACATATCATAGAGCTTATTTCTGTGCATATTGTGTGAGCTCAGCAGTAAAAGCAGGAGGCCGGTGTCTGCGTTGGAAAGGAGCATTTCTTTTGCAACAACATGCCACCTCCTCCAGTTTCCCTCAAAGCATGCTTTGCAGGCAGGCTGTCTGCCAAAGCAAAGGTCACGTGGAAACCATGCATATGTTGTGATGTTCACCCAGTGTGTGTCATGAGATTGACCgacccctcctcccccctcttttttttggcatttttagaGAGTCTTCGTGGATGAGTGCAAGTTCAAGGAGTCTTTGCTGCCCAACAACTACAACGCCTATGAGTCTTTTGTTTACAAGGGCTTCTATATCGCCCTCAGCAAGCATGGCCGCGTAAAGAGAGGCAACAAGGCCACCACCGCCATGACCGTCACACACTTCCTCCCGCGGCTATGAGAGAAACTGGCAATAACTCAGTAATTTGCACATGTGGATGTTCTTCCAGGTAACACAGAAATGCATAGTCATGGTATACACACCGATGGACTGcgacagaaaacacaaatatttattctgtttatatatatgtatatttggATAGCTATCTTTGTATATGTACCGTGCTGCTTATTGTTTTTATGGACGGGGAGAGCTGAAGCCTTTGCCTGTCTCACTTTACCTTGGTGCTTGCTGTAACTGAACTACGTGTCACTTCCTTTTTTGAGATGGGGGATGAGCTGTATCCTGTGCTTTTAAAGAGTGAAATGAATACTTTTTATTACCTCAAAGAACCACTTTACTAGATTAAGGGATGCATGGAGTTCTGCTCAAATATCTGCTAAGTTTATCTTTTCTTTCAAACCTTTGAGCGCTTGACGGCTCCCCGCTCGATGGCCGATGTCCGGCGGTGGGGGGGACTTAAATGCACTACCTTTGCTGCACGATTTAAAGGTGCCTTGGTGTTCCCACTTGTGGCCCCCTTAAACTTGCATGTAAGAGACACCCGCTGGAGTCAGAAATAGGGCTGACACTCCGGAGAGGGcctcagagagggagggggggtttGACCATCTctggtttattttcttttctgtaatTAGATCGATTAAGTAATATACAATCTGTGGTTGAGACCAGAGAGCGGTCAGCCATGGAGGCTGGCGCGAGGCCATGAGTTTGACTGCGTGGCATCGCCAGCGAATAAACAGGGTGGAATGCTTATCTATCCGAGCATGGAGAAGACTTTCGTTTGGACCTGGCTTGTGTCTGCACTAGAATGGGCTGACCGGATAGACCTGCGAGCGCGCAGTAGAAACATACGTGCACATTGTCTCGGACAGAGCTCCTGCAGTGAAAGCAGGTCGCTGTTTTTGAGCCGCAAAGCTTTAGCCGCTGCTGAAAATGATGTCTACTGTCCGTGCAAACCAACGAGAAACCATGTAAATAGTCGCAAATGTAAAAGAAGCATTCAGGAGCTTTTTTTACGCTGCTTTGTCGCAGTTGCCTGAACGAGGCAAAAAGAGTTCAGGATGCACAGTGAGCCATCGATGGTGGTgcctaaatgtttttttgtttttttttttggtaagaATCGTTCCCACGAGTTTGTCTCTTTTGATTTATCTTTGTGCGTTAGCTGGAGTGTCTGCGAGCTCTGGGCCATTTTCCCCGCTTGTCTgtgagctctgcagcagcactgcagtggcAGCGAGGTGTTGGAGCTGGAGGCTGATAGTTTTCACTTTAATTACTGATGAGTCAATTTGTTCAGTTGGTGGACTGGATGCACGCTGTAAGAAATCATTTCTGTTGGGTTTTAGCTTGGTTTTGTCAATTTGAAGGGTAACACACGGGTGTGAAGATGGCACTTTCTCCATATatgagtgtatttgtgtaaTTATTGGTATGTATATATCAGTTTGTTTGCACAGCTGAAGATGCACCATGCTTTGTACACTCATTGCTGTCATGCTTACAGCGTGCATCTagcttctgcagctgctgagcagaAAACCCGAATCTTGCTCCACCGTCAGCCTCCATCCGTTTGGAGAGGAAGCAGGACTATTTAAATCCAGGAAGGACATATGCGAGGGAGCCGGCCCGCTGCCTTTGTTGTTCGTCAATCCCCCTGCAGGAATGTGGATCTGCCAGGATGACAGGCAGCCTCCCACATACCTGAACGCCCTGTCCCCTCTGAGCACTGTCACCCCCAACCGCCCACCTCTGCCCGTCCCTTACCCCTCCCTCCCGTCCCCTCACCCGCTGCAGGCAGGGACCTTGGGATTCCAGCTGTAACCCAggagcttcctcctctcctttcagcCTTTTTTAGTTCAAGGTCAGAGTCACGGACCAGCCTTGGCCCCAACCCCAGCGGCCAGGGTGGTCGGCTATATGGGTCGTACTGTTTCCATGAAATAGGAATTTGAAGCATCTTTTTGACACACTTTATTTTGTGCTTAAACACATTATTTATTGACAGGGTGGAGGGTCGGAGTAGCTCACTGGTAGCTCTCACAGTTCCCTGCCTGGCAATCTTTTAAACAATCCTGCTTCCCTTTTCTGAATTTAGAGCTCCACCTCTTTAAAATGCAGCTCCACAACATGCTGTCCCCTCCCCTTTCCAAGTGCTTGTGTTGGGATATATGTGGGGAGGGGACATCTGCAGAGTTAATGCAGTGTGCGAGGAGCAGAGTCACGCAGAGCCTCACCTCCCCTGCTGCACTCCAGTCCTGCAGGACGGCAGCCCAGCCACCCTCAGGACGCGTCCTCTGCTGCTACACCTTTCACCACATACTGACTCAGtatcagctgctgctcaacCGTCCGTGACGCACAGACCGATTCataacagtgtttttctcaCAATTAAATCTCTCGCTTTTTTGTTCCGaggactttttcttttctttttttgcaagatgctccacagcagagagagcaaaTTTATCAGGAGCTTAGCTCAAGCAAAAAgacttgttgctgctgtagaTGAGGCTGCATGAAATACCACTGATGTATATTTCTTGTAGGGagaaaatatttgtcatttttggctGAAGTAGCAAACGGAATCCACGGTTTCAGCGTTTTCAGCCGAGGAGGGCGTGGAGGTGAACTTCGAGCATGCACAGCGACGAGCACTT contains:
- the LOC143315275 gene encoding fibroblast growth factor 6-like — protein: MAIAQRCLYSMSSGARTYWTLPAVFVLWTSLLGIVSSYPIPSRTNATLLEKKWETLFSRSYLGITGGKSELNWESDYLQGIKRVRRLYCNVGIGFHLQVLPDGRISGVHNENQYSLMEISAVDRGVISMFGVRSELFVAMNSRGRLYGTRVFVDECKFKESLLPNNYNAYESFVYKGFYIALSKHGRVKRGNKATTAMTVTHFLPRL